One part of the Parachlamydiales bacterium genome encodes these proteins:
- the htpG gene encoding molecular chaperone HtpG, which yields MSKGTLEIHSENILPIIKKWLYSDKDIFVRELVSNSCDAILKVKHLQEQGALPKNGEEENRIDVTVDKEKKTLVFSDTGIGMDEEEVKKYIAQIAFSSAEEFMEKYKSNKEGDQIIGHFGLGFYSAYMVAEKVEVNTLSYKEGAKPALWTCDGSREYELKEGTRTQRGTTITLFVSSENEDYLERATIEKILKHYCTFLPYPIYLGEERINPKEPLWIKAPSECTKEDYLDFYKHLYPFEEAPLFWVHLNVDYPFHLKGILYFPKINRQFDYQKSSVQLYCNRVFVSDNCKDIIPEYLMMLRGAIDSPDIPLNVSRSYLQMDKTVRQLSSHISKKVSDSLATLYRNEHERYVSVWEDISPIIKLGALEDEKFYDRVKDVIIWKNVEGEWTTIHDYLERNTDKNSNKVLYTTESKHFGHIVHLYREKGIEILIAAGPVDNYLIQFLERKLAPTEFKRIDAEISDHLLDKDREKTALDESGRSEAAKIAELISQCLGNENIEVVAKSLNANALPGFIVIDEQQRRMRDYMLQMAKGDANLDSMGDLIGKKTFVINTNNPLVNTLEKLHSQNPELAKDLVQEMYDLALLEQKELSPHDLAGFIQRSNRVLEKLAEKATQH from the coding sequence ATGAGCAAGGGTACTTTAGAAATACACAGCGAGAACATTTTGCCCATCATAAAAAAGTGGCTTTATTCGGATAAGGACATTTTCGTGAGGGAACTCGTGTCCAATTCCTGCGATGCCATTCTTAAAGTCAAACATCTTCAAGAACAAGGCGCCCTCCCCAAAAACGGCGAAGAAGAAAACCGCATCGATGTGACCGTCGATAAGGAAAAGAAAACTCTTGTCTTCAGCGATACCGGTATCGGCATGGACGAAGAAGAAGTCAAAAAGTACATCGCACAAATCGCCTTTTCCAGCGCCGAAGAATTCATGGAAAAGTACAAAAGCAACAAGGAAGGCGACCAGATCATCGGGCATTTCGGACTAGGCTTCTACTCCGCATATATGGTCGCAGAAAAAGTGGAAGTCAATACCCTTTCCTACAAAGAAGGAGCTAAACCTGCTTTATGGACTTGCGACGGTTCCAGAGAATATGAACTTAAGGAAGGCACTCGCACCCAAAGAGGTACGACTATTACTCTCTTCGTTAGCTCCGAAAATGAAGACTATCTGGAAAGGGCCACCATCGAGAAAATCCTAAAGCATTACTGTACTTTCCTCCCCTATCCTATCTATCTCGGTGAAGAAAGAATCAACCCCAAAGAACCTTTATGGATAAAGGCGCCTTCCGAATGCACAAAAGAAGATTACCTAGATTTCTACAAGCATCTTTATCCTTTCGAAGAAGCTCCCCTCTTTTGGGTCCACCTTAATGTCGATTACCCATTCCACCTAAAGGGGATTCTCTATTTCCCAAAAATCAACCGTCAATTCGACTACCAAAAATCTAGTGTGCAGCTCTATTGCAACCGTGTTTTTGTGTCCGACAATTGCAAAGACATCATCCCTGAATATCTGATGATGCTGCGCGGCGCTATCGACAGTCCGGATATACCGCTCAACGTATCTAGAAGCTATCTTCAAATGGATAAGACAGTTAGGCAGCTATCCAGCCATATCTCCAAAAAAGTATCTGACAGCCTCGCCACCCTCTACCGCAATGAACACGAGCGCTACGTATCGGTATGGGAAGATATCTCTCCTATCATCAAATTAGGGGCTTTGGAAGATGAAAAATTCTATGACCGCGTCAAGGACGTCATCATCTGGAAAAATGTGGAAGGCGAATGGACTACCATCCATGACTACCTAGAGCGCAATACAGATAAAAACAGCAACAAAGTACTCTATACCACTGAATCTAAACATTTTGGACATATCGTTCACCTATACCGCGAAAAAGGGATCGAGATCCTCATCGCTGCAGGTCCGGTAGACAACTACCTTATCCAATTTTTAGAAAGAAAACTCGCCCCCACAGAATTTAAACGTATCGATGCCGAGATCAGCGACCATCTTTTAGATAAAGACAGAGAAAAAACCGCATTGGATGAATCAGGTCGCAGCGAAGCTGCGAAAATCGCGGAACTCATCTCTCAATGCCTAGGAAATGAGAACATCGAAGTCGTCGCTAAAAGCCTAAATGCTAATGCCTTACCGGGCTTTATCGTAATAGATGAACAACAAAGGCGCATGCGCGACTATATGCTGCAAATGGCAAAAGGCGATGCTAATTTAGACTCAATGGGCGACCTCATTGGAAAGAAAACTTTTGTCATAAATACTAACAACCCTCTTGTCAATACTTTGGAAAAATTGCATAGTCAAAATCCGGAATTAGCAAAAGATTTAGTCCAAGAAATGTACGATTTGGCATTGTTAGAACAGAAAGAACTTTCTCCACACGATTTGGCAGGATTTATCCAGCGCAGTAACCGTGTATTAGAGAAGTTAGCTGAAAAAGCGACACAACACTAA